One part of the Herbiconiux aconitum genome encodes these proteins:
- a CDS encoding winged helix-turn-helix transcriptional regulator, whose amino-acid sequence MHADWPEVDRTGLATPFASDCPSRAVLDHVTSKWGVLVVVALSQKSMRWGELHRYVEGISEKMLAQTLRSLEGDGFVLRESMGTVPPRVDYSLTPLGDELAAVLIPLVRWVGDNVQRTAVDAA is encoded by the coding sequence CTGCACGCCGACTGGCCGGAGGTCGACCGCACCGGGCTGGCCACTCCCTTCGCGTCGGACTGTCCGAGCCGTGCGGTGCTCGACCACGTCACCAGCAAATGGGGCGTGCTGGTGGTCGTCGCCCTCTCGCAGAAGTCGATGCGCTGGGGCGAACTGCACCGCTATGTCGAGGGAATCAGCGAGAAGATGCTGGCGCAGACGCTGCGATCGCTCGAAGGAGACGGCTTCGTGCTGCGTGAATCGATGGGCACGGTGCCACCGCGGGTCGACTACAGTCTCACCCCGCTCGGCGATGAGCTCGCGGCCGTGCTCATCCCGCTCGTGCGCTGGGTGGGCGACAACGTGCAGCGCACGGCGGTCGACGCCGCCTGA
- a CDS encoding aminodeoxychorismate lyase → MSVPLLILVTRPVIGVTDGRTDVVDPDSEGRTSAGFHFADASAPQLSVLDLGVSRGDGVFDSLMVAEGRIPALETHLARFATSARLLDLPEPDRAVWRAAVAAAVATHPPVPVLAVKLVLTRGVEGSGVPTAWVLAQPARDFTEVRREGVKVVTLDRGYRHDVAATSPWLLQGAKSLSYAVNAAAIREAQRRGADDVIFISSDGFVLEAPTASVLLREGNRFSTPSAELGILAGTTQGRAFEFLRTYGYETDAVRLRASELRRADAIWLVSSIRQAVAVTELDGQPVGVDERLTEQLNTHLAHAAD, encoded by the coding sequence GTGTCGGTCCCTCTCCTCATTCTGGTCACTCGACCCGTCATCGGTGTGACCGACGGGCGAACGGATGTCGTCGACCCCGACTCTGAGGGTCGCACGAGTGCCGGCTTCCACTTCGCCGATGCGTCCGCACCGCAACTCAGCGTGCTCGATCTCGGGGTCTCGCGGGGCGACGGCGTCTTCGATTCGTTGATGGTGGCCGAGGGCCGCATCCCTGCGCTCGAAACGCATCTCGCCCGGTTCGCGACCTCGGCCCGGCTCCTCGACCTGCCCGAACCCGATCGCGCGGTCTGGCGGGCCGCCGTCGCCGCGGCCGTGGCCACGCATCCGCCTGTTCCGGTGCTCGCGGTCAAACTCGTGCTCACGAGGGGTGTCGAGGGCAGCGGAGTTCCCACCGCGTGGGTGCTCGCCCAACCCGCTCGCGACTTCACCGAGGTGCGGCGTGAGGGTGTGAAGGTCGTCACCCTCGATCGCGGCTACCGACACGACGTGGCCGCCACTTCGCCCTGGCTGCTGCAGGGCGCGAAATCGCTCTCCTACGCGGTCAACGCCGCGGCCATCCGTGAGGCTCAGCGGCGAGGTGCCGACGACGTCATCTTCATCAGTTCCGACGGTTTCGTGCTCGAGGCGCCGACCGCGAGCGTGCTGCTGCGCGAAGGCAACCGCTTCTCCACCCCGAGCGCCGAGCTGGGCATCCTGGCAGGAACCACGCAGGGTCGCGCCTTCGAGTTCCTTCGCACCTACGGCTACGAGACGGATGCGGTGCGCCTGCGCGCGAGCGAGTTGCGACGGGCGGATGCGATCTGGCTGGTCTCGAGCATCCGGCAGGCGGTCGCCGTGACCGAACTCGACGGGCAGCCGGTGGGCGTCGACGAGCGGTTGACCGAACAGCTGAACACCCACCTCGCGCACGCCGCCGACTGA